In one Gracilinanus agilis isolate LMUSP501 chromosome 6, AgileGrace, whole genome shotgun sequence genomic region, the following are encoded:
- the LOC123252109 gene encoding olfactory receptor 5A1-like, with protein sequence MNMGRNDTSVTVFTLQGISDQPELQVIIFVLFLGIYVMALTWNVGLIILIRSDSQLHSPMYFFLSFLSFVDICYSSSISPRMLSDFFLEEKTISFLACATQYFFVAWMALAECCLLAIMAYDRYVAIYSPLRYSTIMHLPICGKLVAGAYVAGCLGSLVQTTAGFHLHFCGPNIINHFFCDIPQIIALSCSNPFINQIMVFVVAVCIGLFSFLFILMSYVYITVTILKMPSAKGRAKAFNTCASHLTAVTLFFGTAFCVYLRPNSGHSQHLDKVLSVFYAILIPVLNPLIYSLRNKEIKDALKRLMKKGKFP encoded by the coding sequence ATGAATATGGGAAGAAATGATACTTCTGTAACTGTATTCACCCTCCAAGGAATCTCAGATCAACCAGAGCTGCAAGTCATCATCTTTGTACTATTCCTGGGAATCTATGTCATGGCTTTGACTTGGAACGTGGGTCTCATTATCCTCATCAGGAGTGACTCTCAACTTCATTCTCCTATGTACTTCTTCCTTAGTTTTCTGTCGTTTGTAGACATCTGCTACTCTTCCTCTATTTCCCCAAGAATGCTCTCTGACTTCTTCctggaagaaaaaacaatttcctTCTTGGCCTGTGCTACTCAGTATTTCTTTGTGGCCTGGATGGCATTGGCTGAGTGTTGTCTCTTGGCAATCATGGCATATGACCGTTATGTGGCCATCTATAGCCCACTGAGGTATTCCACCATCATGCACCTGCCAATCTGTGGAAAGTTGGTGGCTGGGGCCTATGTAGCTGGATGTCTTGGTAGCTTAGTTCAAACAACAGCTGGTTTCCATCTCCATTTCTGTGGGCCAAATATAATTAATCACTTTTTCTGTGATATACCTCAGATCATAGCCCTGTCCTGCTCTAATCCTTTCATCAATCAAATAATGGTGTTTGTGGTAGCAGTTTGCATTGGGTTATTCTCATTCCTCTTTATCCTCATGTCCTATGTGTATATCACAGTCACTATCCTGAAAATGCCCTCAGCCAAGGGAAGGGCAAAGGCCTTCAATACTTGTGCCTCTCACTTGACTGCTGTTACTCTCTTCTTTGGGACTGCCTTTTGTGTGTACCTGCGTCCCAACTCGGGCCATTCCCAACACCTGGACAAGGTGTTGTCTGTCTTCTATGCCATCCTTATCCCCGTGCTTAATCCCCTGATCTACAGCCTCaggaataaagaaatcaaagatgccCTGAAGAGGCtcatgaaaaagggaaaatttcCCTAA
- the LOC123252084 gene encoding olfactory receptor 5A1-like → MDMGRNESSVTMFILLGFSDQPDLQIILFVIFLVLYLMTVTWNLVLIILIRSDSHLHSPMYFFLSFLAFIDICYSSAITPRMLSDFFHEEKSISFLGCATQYFFMALMGLTECLLLTIMAYDRYVAICSPLRYPTIMNLQVCKKMVAGAFIGGFFSSLIETVAGFHHHFCGPNIINHFFCDVPQVMALSCSNTFIGQIMLFVMVVLVGFFSFPIIIMSYAYITVTVLKMPSAKGRIKAFNTCASHLTVVTLFYGTAFVVYFQSGSGHSPNVDKMLSVFYVILIPMLNPQIYSLRNKEIKDALKRLVKKDISP, encoded by the coding sequence ATGGATATGGGGAGAAATGAGAGTTCTGTGACCATGTTCATCCTTCTTGGATTCTCAGATCAACCTGACCTTCAGATCATCCTCTTTGTGATATTCCTGGTACTTTACCTTATGACAGTGACTTGGAATCTGGTTCTCATTATTCTCATCAGGAGTGATTCTCATCTACATTCCCCCATGtacttcttcctcagtttcctggcCTTCATAGACATCTGCTACTCTTCTGCTATTACCCCAAGAATGCTCTCTGACTTCTTCCATGAGGAAAAGAGTATTTCCTTCCTGGGTTGTGCAACTCAATATTTTTTTATGGCCTTGATGGGGTTGACTGAGTGTTTACTTTTGACTATCATGGCATATGACCGCTATGTGGCCATCTGCAGCCCATTGAGATATCCCACCATCATGAATCTCCAAGTATGTAAGAAGATGGTGGCTGGGGCTTTCATAGGTGGATTTTTCAGTAGCCTTATTGAAACAGTTGCAGGTTTCCACCACCATTTCTGTGGGCCAAACataattaatcattttttctGTGATGTGCCTCAAGTCATGGCCCTGTCTTGCTCCAACACCTTCATCGGTCAAATAATGTTATTTGTTATGGTGGTTCTTGTCGGGTTCTTTTCATTCCCCATTATCATCATGTCCTATGCATACATCACAGTCACAGTCCTGAAAATGCCTTCAGCAAAGGGAAGGATAAAGGCCTTCAATACCTGTGCCTCTCATTTGACAGTTGTGACACTCTTTTATGGCACTGCCTTTGTTGTGTACTTTCAGTCTGGTTCTGGCCATTCCCCAAATGTGGACAAAATGTTGTCTGTCTTCTATGTCATCCTAATCCCCATGCTGAACCCCCAGATCTATAGTCTCAGGAACAAGGAGATCAAAGATGCCCTAAAGAGGCTGGTGAAAAAAGACATTTCCCCTTAA